In Schizosaccharomyces osmophilus chromosome 1, complete sequence, the genomic window agaagaagaagggaGGTCAAAGGGAATTTTTGGCTTCTCCAAAAGAGCATCGTGCGAATTTAACCATGGAGGGCTCGTTCTGTCCAAAGAGGAAGATACTGAGCTAGGACTAGAAGAGGATAAATTCCTAGAAatcaattgcaaaaagTCTTCCCGTGGACTAATCAATCGAGAGAAAGAATTCGCCCGTACTTTACGTGGCTTTTCATCAAACGAATAAGTCTTCCTCAAGCCCATTGTGTCCAAATCGTTTATAGATCTAGATCTTTTAtgcattccttttttctttcgtatTAAACTTTCGACCTGGTCCAACGTTTGATTTTCCCAACCACGGTCGACTTTGAAAACCGCGTATTTCAATCGTGCCTTCAATTTTTCAGACATCTAAAAGTATTAGTTTACATTATTAACAGTAATAATTGAATAAGAGTCAACTAATCCCACATTATGGAATTGTAAAGGTAATTGGTACTTGAATCAGCTTAAATTCAAGAATAAACAACGAACCTTGCTCAAAGAATTGTCAGAACCAGCtttcaaatgcttttcttttgccaTTGTCATACTTGGAGTACTCGAATGGCTT contains:
- the whi5 gene encoding SBF complex transcription corepressor, Whi5; the encoded protein is MTMAKEKHLKAGSDNSLSKMSEKLKARLKYAVFKVDRGWENQTLDQVESLIRKKKGMHKRSRSINDLDTMGLRKTYSFDEKPRKVRANSFSRLISPREDFLQLISRNLSSSSPSSVSSSLDRTSPPWLNSHDALLEKPKIPFDLPSSSPISLNGGLATILNSHMAFLHEGEQGGFAFNRSLPSTLYIENHIKDHSLVPFSLSREECKAAEAILSLVHAVPSGNFSIEGFEG